The following DNA comes from Mesorhizobium sp. B2-1-8.
CCTGCCCAGTTGGTCCCGACAGCGGTCAGCAACAACCAGCAGGAGGCAGGACAAACCATGCGAGAACCAGACCGGATCATCCGCCTCAAAACCGTCCTCTTCCGCACCGGGCTAACCCGCTCCACCCTCTACCGCAAGATCGCCGAAGGCTCCTTCCCTGCCCAGATCAAGATCAGCGTCAACGGCGCAGGCTGGCAAGAATCCGAGATTGATTGCTGGGTTGCCGATCCTATCCGGTGGCAGCCGAAGGACAAAGCCGATCGGCCAGACGGGGCGCCGTCGATATGAAAGCGGGATGCAGGAGAGCCAGCCGCGACTAACTTAGTCCAACCGAGCGCATTGCTGAGGACAGAGGACGCCCCTGCTAGTTGGCTACTAGGGATGCGGTGTTTGCCTCGGCTGCGATCGACGGCGGTTCAGTGCGAGGAATCAAATGCGAACAGAGATCTAAACCGAATCCGGACGCTGGGGATCAACGAGCGTCACCGTCGCCCCTCTCCATACGCATCAGGTTTTCCGCCATGGTCAAGTGACCGGCGACGTCCGCGCGAATGGTGGATCGGCCGGGACGTTCGACATGCACACTTCCGGCAATCGCCTTCAAATCCTGAAGGATCGAAACGATTTGCGGCCAAGGAAAATCGGTTGGATCATCTATCTCGTGATCTGCCTTGGCTATGATTTCCAACTTTGCGACAATGCCCGCCAGAGTTCGGGCCGGCGTATTCGAAAGCTCGTCCTGGAGCTTCAAGGCTGCAGTCATGGCCAAGACTTCCGCCTCGCAGGCAATAGCATAAGCAAACTTGTGGTCCGCCACTTCCCTGCATGCGCGCCATAGCTGCGCGTTAGCATTGCTCGCACCTTTTCCGCGAGAAAGCCGAGAAGATTGCGGCTGGTGTCGGAGTTCTAGTTTAACCCCGTTGGCTCCCCTGGCCCCAACCAATACCGGCCTCGGGCACTCGGCTTCATTTATGACACGTCTCTCCAAGTGCTGCTGTAATCGGCAAAGCAACGACGATACGTGTTGCGTTCGTCGCCATTCCCGCAACAAGGCAATGGCAGGATCTTCTCCAACGGAGACAGTCCTATCTGTCTTCAATACCGGAGTCGCTACAGGATCAGTTGCGATTCTCCCGCCGTCGCGCTGATGCGTGACGTAGGGCAAAGTCGTGGTATTGTCGGAATCAGCCATGATCCGAGCTCCAACCAGCTTGAACGTGGTCAGGCAGATCAGGGCGTTGGCGCGCCCTCTTCTGCCGATGCACGTGCAATGCAATTGCACAGCACGTGCACATGTATGCACAGCCGAGCGCGAAGTTCAAGCACTGAGTGGAAATGCCAAAGAAGTCATTCACTACCCGCATTGATCCAGCGATATTAACGCTGGCGCAGAAACTCGCGGTAGTTGACCGGCGCTCGATCACAGCCGTGATCGAGGTTGCAATTCTCGAATATGCGGAACGTCGCGGACTCAAGCCGCACAAGGACGACGAACAGTAAAGGCTGGTCGGGATATTTGGAGAAATCCCGCTCGGTAAGGCGCTATCAAAATGCAGCGGATGAAGCGTAGAAGCTGCGCCAACTGTGTTGCGATTCGTTGGCGGGCTTCGAAACAAATTGCGAGGTGCCGCTAGCATAGGGTCTAAACAGGGCAATTTCCTGTGGAAAATGGAATCGAACCACCGGTATGAATTTGGATTGGGTAATTTCGCGGGTATTCGAGGGTTATCCGCACTGAGTTTTGTTCAATAAATTCAAATAGATCAATCACCTGATCGATTCCGCCTCTGGCACCATCCTCTCTTGGTCCGTTCCGGACACATGGGTTACGGTTCGTGCCGGAGACATGGGTAACACTTTTGGCCCGAATGGGTGGAGTGGTTCGAGCCTTGCATGTCTCATCGATGCTGCCAGCCTGCAGCCGGATCTTTGTCGTGATCGAGGCGGGATAAGCGGCTGGTACCGCCGGGTTGGGATATATGCGTCCCATTGTGTGGAAGTGGCGCTCGGGTATCCAGACGGCCTCGAAGCCATTACGGCCGCCATGGCGCGCCATCTCCGAGCTCACGGCATGGGCGCCCCGCCTCTTCCGGATAGGAGTTGGAAAAGAAGATCAAGCTGACCTTCATGCCCGGTTCTCGTCGGCCGCGCCGCCGCATCCGCCATTCCGGCCGCGACGCGGTCAGTCATCCGGTCGCCGCGAAACAATAGAGGATTGGCCGGCCCGGTTTGCCCGGGCCGGCCTCTCGATCAGAATGCCGGCTCGACCGAGCCGACATTGTTCTTGGTGACGACGGTCAGCGGGATCGGCAGCCGGTCCCTGACCTCCTTGCCGTCCATGATCTCGGCCATGGTGATTGATCGCCAGGCGGCCATCCTCGACCGGGGAAGGCACGATGCAAGCTGGATTCCGTGACCTGAGCAATCACTCCATCGTCGGCAGAGATTACCCTCGGATTGGGTGCATTCCGATTTACATTCTAATATACCTGATCATTTCCGCTGAACGAAGCTACGGATTTGCCATGGACCTGGATCCTTCGACCCTCAATCGGGCTCTGCCGCTCCGCGATCAGATCTATCAGAAGATCCGCAACCTGATCGTCGTCGGGCAGATGAAGCCGGGGGAAGTGATCAACGAGGTGGCGATCGCCGAAGCGCTCGGCGTCTCGCGCACGCCGGTGCGGGAAGCGGTCAAGCGCATCAGCGACGAGGGTCTGGTGAAGATCCTGGCCCAGACCGGCACTTATGTCGCGCCGATCAGCCGCGCCGACCTGGAGGAAGCTTATGTCATCCGCCGGGCGCTGGAGATGGAGAGCGCCAAGCGCGCGGCCGTCAAGCTCACGCCGGCGTCAGCGGAACTGCTCGAGGACAATATGGCGGCCCACCGGCTCGCCATATCGCGCGGCCGATACGCCACCGCGATCCAGCTCGACGACGTATTTCATCGCACCATTGCCGAGATCTGCGGCCTGCCGATGATCTGGCGGGCTGTCGACATCTCCAAGGCGCAGATGGACCGCGGCCGTTACCTCGCCATTCCCAAACCCGGCTATGGCGAACAGACGATCGAGCAGCATGAAGCCATTCTCAACGCACTAAAGCGTCACGACGCCGAAGGCGCCGCGAAGGCAATGGAGCACCATCTCGAGACGTCGTTCCGCAACACGCTCGAAGTCGCCGCCGACCTGCTCGGCTGAAGCCGCCGGCACGGGCAACCGAACCGGATCGTCACATGCGAAGAATGGGGCTTTGTATCAGCCTGAAGGCGGAGGCGATCGCGGAATACAAGCGCGTCCACGCCGCGGTCTGGCTGGAGGTGCTGGCGGTCATCAGCCGCGCCGACATCCATTCGATTTACGTGCGCGAGCCCGAGAACCTTCTTTTCGCCAATCAAGTCGGATCGAAGCCCTTATGGCAACCTGTTCCGGCGCATCGAGAGCGCGTTCCTCTTCGGACTCCGCGCGGACATTCGACTGGGAGGAAACGCTCGATCGCTCTCGTACCGCATGCGCTGTTGCAGGCGTGTTCGCGTGGCGTCGCTTAGGTTTTCTTGTCGCCATTGGGGTTTGGTGCCGGCGCCTCTCGCACGTCTCGCGGTGGTGGATCGATATGCTCAAGCTCCGACAGTGCTTCCTTGTCCGGCCGACTGACGGGCGGCTGCGGGCCGGGCTTCGGCTGTGGTTCCTTGATCTTGGCTGGCATATCCAGTTAACCGGAATCCATAGGTCCCTGTTCCATTATATCTTACTTAAAAGACGGGAGGCCGAAGCCGCAGGGCCAAAACGTGTCACGGTGAAATAAACAGATCACAGGTTTGCGATAGTCGGGACGAATGGTGGTCCGAAGAGCGTTCTAACTTTAGTTCGCCGGGTGCTCACAAGACCCCGAGCACCCAAAATCAAATGCTTTTGGGAGAACGACCATGAAACATCTCCTGGTTCCGATGATGGCAGGCTTACTGATGGGTTCCATTGGCATGGCCCTGGCCACCAATGTCCACACGGTGACGGGCACGACAGGTCAGCCCGGCCAAACCATCGGAACCCCTCAAACAGGAAGTGCGACCCCCGGCCACGCCAGCTCTGCTCCGGGCTCGGCCTTCAACCCGGATGGAAATGCCGGAACACATTACGCGGGCACCCAGCCGCAAAACTCGAAAAATCCGAAGAGCGTATCTCAGTACGACGTGGCCGGCTTCCAGCAGTCCCATAATCACTAGGTGGCAGCACGATCCGCGGATCACTGGCCCGGTCGCCGAAGCAGCCGGGCCAATGCATTCACCAGTCGACATCACTTGCCGGCGCGGACCAGGCCGGAAACTCCTCAGCACCGCGCGAAAAAGGGGCGAATCTGCTGCCCCGAACGTTTTCCAACCCTCGGATTTCGGAAATTATCGGGACCAGGCCCACGTCCGTCGGCCTGGTGGGGCCCGTCACAAAGATCGATCGACGGAACGACTTTGCGCTCACCGGACTTCTGTCGGATTCAATTTGCTTGGTGATCCATCGACCGTAGGGCAAACTTCCCGCGGGGCTGCAGGAGGTGAAATGAGAGCACGCGCAGCAACGCTCGGGGACCTCGAGGACGTCTTCCATGGCCTGTCCAAGCGGATGTCGGAGGAATACGCGGCGGCCGGCAAGGACAGCAAGATCGCCTACGACAATCTGATGATGAACTTGAAGGAAGGCCGGGCGCACGCGCTTGTCGAGGGCGAGAAGGCCGTGGCGATCATCGCCTGGCATGAGAACAGCGACGCCGCCGATACGCTGTTTGCCGCGCAGGAGGATTTCTTCCGCGGCTCGACCGTCCGTTTCTGCAAGCGGCATATCAGGCATATCCAGGCGCTCGCCGGCAACCTTCCCATCCACTCGCGCAGCTGGCTGCAGGGGCCTGATGTCGCCAGATGGTTCGGCATCATCGGCTATGTCGAGCGCGGCCAGGAGAACGGCGCCAAGCTGTTCGAACTGCCGCCGGCTCGCCTCCGCTGAGGAACTCCGGCTGCTGCGGGTGTTCCTCCTTGCCGCGAACGCCGACTGTATGTCGCCCGCCCGCGCAAATTGGTTGATGCGATCACCGTCTTCGGCTCCAATCGCTTTAACTCGGCGGCCTTGCGAATTGCTGCACTCGGCCGCCTTATGGACTGCCTCAGCAAGCGGCTTGCGCAGGGCGAGATTTGGCGGGATGTTGCCGGAGGGCAACCGGGGCCAAACCGGCAGGCCGAGATCGATATGGCTGCTGTAAAATGTCGCGAGCTTGCTTCGCCTTTCTTACCTTTGTTGCCTTGCTGACGCCGGTAGAGGCAAGCGAGCGTATGTCTCATCTGTTTGACCGCTCCAACCTGCCGATCGCCTATTTTCGCGAATCGGATCTTGTGACCGCATACACGACTGCAATGGCGCGCTTCCGTCTGCAGTTCGCAGGGCATGCCGGCGAAACCAATCTTGCGATCCCCCTCGAACCATTGCTTTTGCGAGCGGAATTCCGTGCGCGGACATGGCGCTCGGCGGACGGCAGCCTGTTGCAAGGCTTCGCCGGCAAGGGCGGCTTCCGGTTGACTGTCGGTAACTGCCTGGCACGTATTTGCGCAGCCAGCGAATGCAGCGATGCCGGTTGGCCGGTTTACGCCTGCAGCGACGGACGCAAGCGCAAGATGTCCGTCACCGATTTTGTGACGGCAAGATTCGATGGCATCCCCTATCGTCGATTGAGCGCCTCCCCTTCACAGGAATGATGGCGCGAGGTGATTCTTACCCAGGCAGGTGTTCAGCCAGGCGGTATTCCTTTGCCGCACCGCGAAAGCCGCCCGCACCGCGCGGTTGACCGTCACCGGCAGGATCGACGTGTGGTCTTCGCCGGCGTGCAGCTCGAAGCTCGCCCGCAGGCCTGGGAGCGCGTCGAGGCGTTGCGCCGAGGGCAGTGTGCCGAACAATCCGGCCGGGACCTGCCGGGCGCTGCGACTTCCCGCCGCAGCCGCCTAGGCCTACCGGGGCTGAATTGATCGGCGGCATTATCTTTTCCCCCGGACACGGCCCATATGAGTGGGCGTGCCATCCGGGCGGCAACGCGGTTGCATTCGAGCCAGGTGGCCGAAAAATCGGTGACAAGCGCGGCCGGAAAGTGTTTGAAGGTGTCGGTCAACATGGAGAGGGACGTGCGATCGGGTTGCGCTCGGCAGGCGTTGATGGTTTGTTGCCGGTCAGCGGAGATCAAGTGATGCGAGAATCCATGGGTCAAGACGAATACGGGTCGGCGAGCCCCTTCGATCCCGACGACCTGCCGAATCTGAACGCGATCGGACCAGGGATCGGCAACAACGACTTCGAGAAATACGCGGTCGCCGTGATCATCGTGTTCGGCGCCCTGATCATCGGCGGCCTGATGGCCGCATCGATGACTTTCGGCCATCGCAACGGCTTCCTCTTCGCGCTGGGCGGCGCCACGTCGGCCTGGATATCGGGTAACGCGCTGCTGCTCGACCGGCCACGCATCTATGCGCTGTTCGTCGGCATCGCCGCCTTGATGCTGATTGCATCGACCATCACGCTGGTGACCTGACGGCTGCTGCCGGGCCATGAAGCGGAGGCCGGTCCCGAAAGGCGGAATCCGGCCTCGTCAGGCAAGGAACAGGCTTGCGGCCTGTCAATATCCAAGCGCTTCGCCCGACGCCGCGCGGCTGTCTATGGCGCCATTGTAGCGCGCGCCACCGCCCTTCTCGATTTCCGCCAGGCTCTTGCCACCGACCAGGATTCCGGCCGCCTGACCCCAGGTCTGGTCAGCGAGATCGAGGTGATACCCCATGCCGGCCAGCAGCCTTTCGGTGTCGGGCGAAAGTCCGAACGGCTCGACATAGACGGTGTCGGGCAACCATTGATGATGGATACGCGGCGCGTCGATCGCTTGCTGGATGTTCATGCCGTGATCGATGACGTTGACGATCGCCTCCAGCGTGATGGTGATGATGCGCGAACCGCCGGGGCTGCCAATGACCATGAACGGCTTGCCGTCCTTGGTCACGACTGTCGGGCTCATGGAGGACAGCGGTGTCTTCTTCGGCCGGATGGCGTTGGCTTCGCCCTGGACGAGGCCATAGAGGTTGGGCACGCCGGGTTTCTGGGTGAAGTCGTCCATTTCGTTGTTGAGCAGGATGCCAGTGCCGTCGGCGACGACGCCAGCGCCGAACGAGCCGTTCAGCGTGTAGGTGACCGCGACCGCATTGCCGTCCTTGTCGATGATCGAATAATGCGTCGTCTCCTTCGATTCGCCGAAGCCCTTCGGCATGAGGTCCTGCGACACGCCGGCGCGGAACGGATCGATCTTGTCGCGGATGTCCTTGGCATAGGCTTTATCCAGCAGCTTGGAGACCGGGTTGTCGACGAAATCGGGATCGCCGAGCGCCGAGTTGCGGTCGACATAGGCGTGGCGCATCGCCTCGACCATGACATGCACGGTCTCGGCCGAACCAGCGCCAAGATAGGAGAGCGGATAGCCCTCCAGCACGTTGAGGATTTCGCAGATGATGACGCCGCCCGAGCTCGGTGGCGGCGAAGAGATGATTTCGTAGCCGCGATAGGAGCAGGTGACGGGCTTCAGTTCGCGCACCGTATATTGCTCGAAATCACTCTTGGCTAGGATACCACCCTTGGCGCCGCTCGCGTTGACGATGGCGTCGGCGATGGCGCCTTTGTAGAAGGCATCGGCACCTCTCTCCGAAATGGCCGAGAGCGACGCGGCAAGGTCGGGCTGAACCAGCTTCTCGCCAATGCCATAGGGCTTGCCGTCCGGTTTGAGGAAGATGGCGGTCGCCGCTGGGTCCTTCGCCAACCTTTCGGCGCCGCCGGCAAATGAAGCCGCATCGCCCTGATTGAGGATGAACCCCTCCTTGGCATAGGCGATCGCCGGCGCCATCAGGTCCTGCCTGGACAAGGTGCCGTATTTCTGGCGCGCCATTTCGAAACCGGCGACGGAACCGGGGACGCCGACTGCGAGATAGCCGTCGAGGCTGGCGCCCTTCACCGGGTTGCCGTCCTTGTCGAGATACATGGTCTTGGTCGCGGCAAGCGGCGCCCGCTCGCGGAAATCGAGGAAGGTCGATTTACCGTCCTTGAAACGGATGGTCATGAAGCCGCCGCCGCCGATATTGCCGGCATTGGGGTAGACCACGGCCAAGGCATAGCCGACGGCGACCGCGGCATCGACGGCGTTGCCACCCTTCTTCAACACCTCGACGCCAACTTCGGAAGCCAGATGCTGTGCCGTGACGACCATGCCGTTCTCGCCCTTGGCGGGTGCTGGAGAGGCGGCAAAAACGGCCGTCAGGGGCGCAAGGGCGAAGGTCAGCGAAAGGCTGGCGGCGATCAGTGTGCGACGGGTGAAATGCATGGCAGGTCTCCGGGCGGGGACACCTAGAAAACCCTCTCGGAGAGACCGAGTCCATTCACAAAAATGGGCTCCCACGAAGCACGTCGTGAGGGGAACATCCGCAGTCGAATTTGCCTCAAACAATCCCGCCGGAGCCGCCGGCGACCGCCGGGCGTTCCGCCGCGACCTTGGCGCGGTAGCCCGCTGACCGGTAGGCGGCGACAGGATCGATGGCGCCGCCGGTTTTCAGCCGCGCCATGGCCAGGATCGGCTCGACGTCGGTGCGGTAAGCTGCCTTCAGCGTCTGCGTCGCCATCAGCGCGTCATTGCCGTCCTGAAAACCTTCGAGCGCCTTGCGGTCGACCAGCAGCGCCTGCGCATAGGCGCGCTGCACTTCGACCGCCGACAACATCAGGCTTTCGATCGGGTCGGTGACGTTGTGGCTTTGGTCGAGCATGTGCGCCGGGTCGAAACCCTCGGCGCCGGAAAGCTCGGCATCGACCAGTTCGTTGAAGACCAGGAACAGCCGGTAGGGGTCGATCGAACCGGCGTCGAGGTCATCATCGCCATATTTGGAATCGTTGAAATGGAAGCCGCCGAGTTTCTTGAACTGGATCAGCCGCGACACGATCATCTCGATGTTGACGTTGGGTGCGTGGTGGCCGAGGTCGACGAGGCAGAACGCCTTGTCGCCCAATTCCTTGGCGATGATGTAGTTGGTGCCCCAGTCCTGCACGACGGTGGAATAGAAGGCGGGCTCGTACATCTTGTGTTCGGTGAACAGCTTCCAGTCGGCGGGCAGGCCGGCATAGACCTCCCGCATGGCATCGAGATAGCGCTCGAAAGCTTTGGCGAAATTGACCTGGCCGGGGAAATTCGAGCCGTCACCGATCCACACCGTCAGCGCTTTGGAGCCCAGCGTCTTGCCGATCTCGATGCATTCGAGATTATGCTCGATTGCCTGGCGGCGCGTACCGGCATCGGCATGCGACAGCGAGCCGAACTTGTAGGAGAGCTTCTGGTCCTTCGCATCCGAGAAAGTGTTGGAATTCATGGCATCGAAGCCGAGGCCGAAGCGGGAAGCCGCCTGCTTCAGCCGGTTCGGGTCGGCCTTGTCCCACGGGATGTGCAGGGAGACGGTCGGGGTCGCCTGCGTCAGTTGGCTGATGACAGCGCAATCCTCTATCTTGTCGAAGATATCACGCGGTTCGCCGGCACCGGGGAAGCGGGCAAAGCGCGTGCCGCCGGTGCCAACGCCCCAGGACGGGATCGCCACGGCGAATTTCTCGACCTTGTCCCTGATCGCATCGATGGCGATGCCGCGCCGGTCCAGCCGCTCGCCGAGCGAGGCGTAGTCGCGCTCGAGGTCGGCCTTGCGCGCGGCATTGTTCTTATCGACGATGTCGGCGGAAATGATGGTTTCGGACAACTGCTGTTCCTCCCAGTACTCGTTCGGCTGGCGCCGCCCCTCATCCGCCCTTCGGGCACCCTCTCCCCGTGAAACGGGGAGAGGGAAGGGTCCTTAGCGTGTAAAGCTCTGTGCGTTGCCGGCGTCGACATTGATGATGTTGCCGGTCGACTTGGCCGACATGTCGGAGGCCAGGAAATAGATCGCCTCGGCGATGTCTTCCGGAAAGACCGAGCGCTTCAGCATCGAACGCGAGCGGTAATGCTCTTCGAGATCGTCGGTCGACATCTTGTACGCGGCAGCGCGTTGTTCCTTCCACTCGCCGGTCCAGATCTTCGAGCCGCGCAACACCGCATCCGGGTTGACGACATTGACCCTGATCTGCGCTTCCGCGCCTTCCAGCGCGAGACAGCGGGCCAGATGAATCTCGGCCGCCTTGGCGGTGCAGTAGGCAGCGGCATTGGGTGACGCGGCAAGGCCGTTCTTGGAGGCGACGAAGACGACGTTGCCGCCGATCTTCTGCACCCGGAAAAGCCGGAACGCTTCGCGCGAGACCAGGAAATAGCCGGTCGACAGGATGTCCATGTTCTTGTTCCACAGCGCCAGCGTCGTCTCCTCGATCGGCGCCGAGGAGGCAAGGCCAGCATTGGAGACCAGAATGTCAATGCCGCCGAACTCGACTGCCGTCTCGGCGAAGCCGGCGACGACCTGATCTTCAGAGGTGACGTTGATGAGAGCCGCCCGGACGAAATCCTTGCCATAGGCCTTGGCCAGTTCCTCATTGGCGCCGGCGAGCGCCGCCTCGTCGATATCGGCCAGCACCACGCAGGCGCCTTCGCGCAGCAGGCGGTTGGCCGTGGCCCGGCCGATGCCGCCGGCGCCGCCGGTGACCAGCGCGATCTGGCCGGCGAGAGACTTCGGCTTCGGCATGCGCTGCAGCTTCAAATCCTCGAGCAGCCAGTATTCGATGTCGAAGGCTTCCTGCGCGGGCAGGCCGACATAGGACGAGACGGTCGAGGCGCCGCGCATGACGTTGATGGCGTTGACGTAGAACTCGCCCGAGATGCGCGCCGTCGCCTTGTCGCCGGCGAAGGTGAACATGCCGACGCCGGGCATCAGATAGACTACCGCGTTGGGGTCGCGGATGGCCGGCGAATCCGCATGCTTGCAGCTGTCGTAATAGGCCTGGTAGCCGACACGATATTCGGCAATGTCGTCTGCGAGGCGCGCTATGACGGCATCGACATCAGGCTTTGCCGGATCGAATTCGATGACCAGCGGGCGGATCTTGGTGCGCAGGAAGTGGTCCGGGCACGATGTGCCGAGTGCGGCCAGCGGGCGCAGATCCCTGGAGTTGACGAATTCGAGGACGGCGGAAGAATCGTCGAAATGGCCGAGCTTGTGGCTCTTTTCCGAGATCAGGCCGCGGATTTTCGGCATCAGCTTGGCCGCAATGGCACGGCGATCGGCGGCGTCGAGCGACTTCACCACCTCGCCTCCGAAGATCGCCACGCCTTCGGAGCGGCGCTCGAACCATTCGATCGCCTGGTTGATCACCGAAATCGTCGTCTCGTAGCACTCCTTTGGCGTGTCCCCCCAGGTGAACAGGCCGTGGCTTTCGAGGATGACGCCCTTGGCGGTGGGGTGTTCGAGGCAGAATTTCTCCAGCCACAGGCCGAGTTCGAAGCCCGGCCGTTTCCACGGCAGCCAGCCTATGGCATCGCCGAAGATTTCATTGGTCAGCGCCCTGGAATCCTTCGCCGCGGCAATGGCGATTATGGCATCGGGATGCATGTGGTCGACGAAGGGCTTCGGCACGTAGGCGTGCAGCGGCGTGTCGATCGAGGCCGCGCGTGGATTGAGGTTGAAGGTGCAGTGGGGCAGATAGCCCACCATCTCGTCCTCGTGCTCGACGCCGCGATAAAGCCCCTTCAGTGCCCGCAGCTTGTCCATGTAGAGGGTGGCGAAGCCGTCCAGTTTGATCGAGGCGCTGTCGCCGCCCGAGCCCTTGACCCACAGCACCTCGACATTCTCGCCGGTGAGCGGATCCTTCTGCCATATCTTCGAGGATGTATTGCCGCCACCATAATTGGTGACGCGCTTGTCGGAGCCGAGCGTGTTCGAGCGACAGACCAGAAGCTCGGGCTCGCTCATCCCCTTCGCCTTCGCATCATCCCACAGATTGGCGAGGCGCGAGCCGGAGCGCTTGTCGAGCATAGGTAATCCTCCCTTGGGGCGCGGACGATGCGCTCCTTTTTCGCCGGGGAATGTCTACGCAAGAGGCGAGCTTGTCAATCACAAACGATCAATACCAATCATATTGCACTGCACAATGAAATTATATGATCGGAAATGATTGACACTGCTCGTTTTGAGTGCCTAGATGCCGAGGCAGGGAGGAACCATGCACGAAAAAGAGCGCCACAGGATCATTCTGTCCGCCGTCCAGGAAAAGCCCGTGGTGACGGTGCAGGAGATGGTCGACCTGACGGAGTCGTCCGAAGCGACGATCCGGCGCGATATCGCGGCCCTCCATGTCCAGAAGCGCCTGCGCCGCGTGCGCGGCGGCGCCGAGGCGATCTCGCCGCCTCAGTTCATCGGGTTGGCCGGCCGTCCCTTCTCGGTCAACGAAACACTCAACGCCGCGCAGAAGCGAGCCATCGCACGCGAAGCCGTGGAATTATGCAAGGACGGCGAGCCGATCATCATCAATGGCGGCACCACCACCTTCCAGATGGTGCATTTCCTGACCGGCCGCCGCATGCCGATCTTCACCAATTCGTTCCCGATCGCCGAGCATCTGCTCAAGCACTCCAAGAACACGGTGATGCTGTCGGGCGGCACGATCTATCGCGAGCAGAACATCATCCTGTCGCCCTTCGACAATGACGTGACCCGCAATTTCTATGCGCGCCGCATGTTCATGGGCGCGCAGGGGTTGGGGCCGCTCGGCCTGATGGAGGGCGATCCGCTGCTGATCCAGGCGGAGCAGAAGCTGATCGACCAGGCCGACGAACTGGTGGTGCTGGTCGATTCCTCGAAATTCCGCAAACGCTCCAGCCTGATCCTGTGCGGTCTTTCGCGCATCGCCACCGTCATCACCGACGACGGCATCGAGGACCGCGAAGCCAAGATGCTGGAAACCGCGGGGGTGACGCTGATCGTCGCCCGCAAGTCGACAAGGGAAGAATCTTCACTGCAGGCCTGAGACGAACTCACGCCGCAGCGGCGATGGAATGCAACGCTCAAGGGAGGAAATTCGATGAGCTTCTTGAAGAAACTGATGGTCACGGCGGCCTTCTCGGCCGCCATGTTCGTGAATGCCGCCTACGCGGAAAACGTCAAGATCGCGCTGGTGGTGAAGTCGCTCGGCAACGGCTTCTTCGATGCCGCCAACAAGGGTGCCGAAGAGGCAGCCAAGGAACTCGGCGACGTCGATATCATCTACACCGGCCCGACC
Coding sequences within:
- the ggt gene encoding gamma-glutamyltransferase, which produces MHFTRRTLIAASLSLTFALAPLTAVFAASPAPAKGENGMVVTAQHLASEVGVEVLKKGGNAVDAAVAVGYALAVVYPNAGNIGGGGFMTIRFKDGKSTFLDFRERAPLAATKTMYLDKDGNPVKGASLDGYLAVGVPGSVAGFEMARQKYGTLSRQDLMAPAIAYAKEGFILNQGDAASFAGGAERLAKDPAATAIFLKPDGKPYGIGEKLVQPDLAASLSAISERGADAFYKGAIADAIVNASGAKGGILAKSDFEQYTVRELKPVTCSYRGYEIISSPPPSSGGVIICEILNVLEGYPLSYLGAGSAETVHVMVEAMRHAYVDRNSALGDPDFVDNPVSKLLDKAYAKDIRDKIDPFRAGVSQDLMPKGFGESKETTHYSIIDKDGNAVAVTYTLNGSFGAGVVADGTGILLNNEMDDFTQKPGVPNLYGLVQGEANAIRPKKTPLSSMSPTVVTKDGKPFMVIGSPGGSRIITITLEAIVNVIDHGMNIQQAIDAPRIHHQWLPDTVYVEPFGLSPDTERLLAGMGYHLDLADQTWGQAAGILVGGKSLAEIEKGGGARYNGAIDSRAASGEALGY
- a CDS encoding helix-turn-helix transcriptional regulator; amino-acid sequence: MREPDRIIRLKTVLFRTGLTRSTLYRKIAEGSFPAQIKISVNGAGWQESEIDCWVADPIRWQPKDKADRPDGAPSI
- the rhaI gene encoding L-rhamnose catabolism isomerase, producing MSETIISADIVDKNNAARKADLERDYASLGERLDRRGIAIDAIRDKVEKFAVAIPSWGVGTGGTRFARFPGAGEPRDIFDKIEDCAVISQLTQATPTVSLHIPWDKADPNRLKQAASRFGLGFDAMNSNTFSDAKDQKLSYKFGSLSHADAGTRRQAIEHNLECIEIGKTLGSKALTVWIGDGSNFPGQVNFAKAFERYLDAMREVYAGLPADWKLFTEHKMYEPAFYSTVVQDWGTNYIIAKELGDKAFCLVDLGHHAPNVNIEMIVSRLIQFKKLGGFHFNDSKYGDDDLDAGSIDPYRLFLVFNELVDAELSGAEGFDPAHMLDQSHNVTDPIESLMLSAVEVQRAYAQALLVDRKALEGFQDGNDALMATQTLKAAYRTDVEPILAMARLKTGGAIDPVAAYRSAGYRAKVAAERPAVAGGSGGIV
- a CDS encoding adenylate cyclase, which gives rise to MKHLLVPMMAGLLMGSIGMALATNVHTVTGTTGQPGQTIGTPQTGSATPGHASSAPGSAFNPDGNAGTHYAGTQPQNSKNPKSVSQYDVAGFQQSHNH
- a CDS encoding bifunctional rhamnulose-1-phosphate aldolase/short-chain dehydrogenase; translation: MLDKRSGSRLANLWDDAKAKGMSEPELLVCRSNTLGSDKRVTNYGGGNTSSKIWQKDPLTGENVEVLWVKGSGGDSASIKLDGFATLYMDKLRALKGLYRGVEHEDEMVGYLPHCTFNLNPRAASIDTPLHAYVPKPFVDHMHPDAIIAIAAAKDSRALTNEIFGDAIGWLPWKRPGFELGLWLEKFCLEHPTAKGVILESHGLFTWGDTPKECYETTISVINQAIEWFERRSEGVAIFGGEVVKSLDAADRRAIAAKLMPKIRGLISEKSHKLGHFDDSSAVLEFVNSRDLRPLAALGTSCPDHFLRTKIRPLVIEFDPAKPDVDAVIARLADDIAEYRVGYQAYYDSCKHADSPAIRDPNAVVYLMPGVGMFTFAGDKATARISGEFYVNAINVMRGASTVSSYVGLPAQEAFDIEYWLLEDLKLQRMPKPKSLAGQIALVTGGAGGIGRATANRLLREGACVVLADIDEAALAGANEELAKAYGKDFVRAALINVTSEDQVVAGFAETAVEFGGIDILVSNAGLASSAPIEETTLALWNKNMDILSTGYFLVSREAFRLFRVQKIGGNVVFVASKNGLAASPNAAAYCTAKAAEIHLARCLALEGAEAQIRVNVVNPDAVLRGSKIWTGEWKEQRAAAYKMSTDDLEEHYRSRSMLKRSVFPEDIAEAIYFLASDMSAKSTGNIINVDAGNAQSFTR
- a CDS encoding toxin-antitoxin system HicB family antitoxin gives rise to the protein MPKKSFTTRIDPAILTLAQKLAVVDRRSITAVIEVAILEYAERRGLKPHKDDEQ
- a CDS encoding GntR family transcriptional regulator — encoded protein: MDLDPSTLNRALPLRDQIYQKIRNLIVVGQMKPGEVINEVAIAEALGVSRTPVREAVKRISDEGLVKILAQTGTYVAPISRADLEEAYVIRRALEMESAKRAAVKLTPASAELLEDNMAAHRLAISRGRYATAIQLDDVFHRTIAEICGLPMIWRAVDISKAQMDRGRYLAIPKPGYGEQTIEQHEAILNALKRHDAEGAAKAMEHHLETSFRNTLEVAADLLG
- a CDS encoding LLM class flavin-dependent oxidoreductase, which translates into the protein MARHGGRNGFEAVWIPERHFHTMGRIYPNPAVPAAYPASITTKIRLQAGSIDETCKARTTPPIRAKSVTHVSGTNRNPCVRNGPREDGARGGIDQVIDLFEFIEQNSVRITLEYPRNYPIQIHTGGSIPFSTGNCPV